The Balearica regulorum gibbericeps isolate bBalReg1 chromosome 5, bBalReg1.pri, whole genome shotgun sequence genomic interval CACTCCGTAGTTTTTCCCTACAAACGTTACGAGAGAGAAACCTCTTTCCCCAAACCTTCCCGTGCAGATTCCTGTTGACCTACCTTGTTTCCCCATCAGCCTTTACTGAAGCCGCAGCCGTGACGGACGTTTGGCAGGATCTCACGCCATCAACCTGAACCGCCTTCGTGCCGGCGGGTGAACAGCATCTCTTGGCAGATGACAGGTCTCAAAGTTATTTCAACAACAGCCCTTCAAGGGCTTTGGCTCCGTTTGTTGTGGCGAATTGATACTCGATCCCTACGGTGCCAGAAATAGAAACGCTTTATCTGCTGCTAGAGTTTCCATCATCCCTTAACTCCCTTAGCAAACATCATTATCATCTCCAAGCAGAAGAGATCGTAGCACAGCCAGATCAGGTTCACACATTTACAGAAGcctcttgttttatttctattaatgaTGATGGTCTTTGCAAATTATCTTCCCCTCTGCACAGTACAGTGACAGAAGTCAAGCTGCAGAGGTTCCAGTATCAGCGTACATTCCCTGATGCGGATGAATTTTAGACTCACAGCAGGACAGGCAAAATAAACACGGGGGGAAAAGGGACTAATCAAACACACAGCTAGCTCTGCCACAGCTTTTAGTTGTGTATTTCACAGGGTTCTGTTGCTTACGTGAGCTAAGCAATTCTATTTTCTAAGCTATCAACAGCCCACACGTGACTGGAATGCCCTCCGTGGGGCCTGCAATTGTCcaaaggaagctggagagagaggttttctctgttttcttcctcccccgccccccatcAACCACTGTTGACAGAGTGTACAATTTCTAAGAGTTGAAACTTTAACTTTTAAGCATACTACAACcccctgatttttttctgtaggcaCTCCAACCTCTCTCAACAGGGTGCGCGCTCTCTCACACTGAGTTCCCAAAAATGTGCAGCACACACAGTTGCCAAAAAGACGAGGAGCGtagtttctattttttccattcattattttccaattTCCAAGCATAAGCAGCAAGGACATCCACTGGACCGGTAGCAGAATTCAGCCTCTAAACGCTGACCAGGTTTCAGATGAGCCAAGAGCCGAGGCGGCAGTAATCCAGCTTCTGCGGCCACTCGATGAGCATAACCACACGTGAGTGTGGCCTCAGCAACGCTCGTTAGCTCTCCGTGTGGCGTGTGTTTCTCAAAACATGGATACTTGCTTACTGAGATCCCCAAATAAGCAGCTGTTAGCACCCAGTAACTTCTGGTCCTTCCAAGTTAAGGCTCAGTTTAAAGTAGCGCCGTAGAGGATGTAACTCATATTCCATTACGGCACCGTCTGTCCAGAAGTCTCCCAGACCTTTCCTCGTGAGCTAAGCCAAGCAGCAGTTCTTGGTAATGAACACGACTAGGAAGAGGTCTCTGGTTTTGGAACAGCGGTAGTCATGCCTTCGCCATCCTGGAGGGAGCCTAACAGAGCTGAGACTACTAGTTATTTGGGATCATCGCTTCGCCTTGCACTACAGCTCAATTAAACATGActagataaataaaaagtaagttCTGCTTGACTGTCTGAGGCGGTACGTACATTATGGCCTTTTTTAGAAACACGCCACACTAAAATAATGCGGGCTGAGACGAGAGAGCTACCGCAGACTCAGAGTGACTATCCTGAAAGGTGCAGATGCACAGTAGAATCAATACCCCTCCAACCTCCTTtttatttagggtttttttagggtttGGGAGTTTAGGATGATGATCTCAAATCCATCTTAAGCTTCACAGATCTAGACAAATTGTCTTGACAAGCTCGTGATTTTCCTAGGGTTAGAGTCTAACTTTACAGTTGCAAAAGAGCATCTTGCGTGCACACGCAACTACTTTAGCAACAGCCCGGTGAAGTTTTACACTGACTATGGGCTAACATTCTcctcttcctgtatttttagagacgaacaaaaataaacactaatTGTAACGATTCCGAATCACATAAATTCAAATTTGAAAGCAGAAGCGTTTATACGTGCTCCTCTCTCCCTGTTTTCAGTGGCTTGCAGGAAAGCTCTGGACAGTACCACAGTAGCAGCTCACGAATCTGAAATCTACTGCAAAACTTGCTACGGGAGAAAATATGGTCCCAAAGGTATCGGCTTCGGACAAGGGGCAGGATGTCTCAGCACTGATACTGGTGACCATCTGGGCTTGAATCTGCAACAGTGAGTTAAATCCCACTGAAAGCACCTTTATTCCAGTACTACTTATCACTTAGCGGGGTATTTTAggtattttattctgtttccatAACAACATCTAGCCTAAGTAGCAGAACAGACTTTCCTACAACCTTTCCTTCAGTGGACACAGCATTTTACCAGTTTTTAATGACATTCAGTCTCTTTAAGCCTTCTTTATAAATTATCTGCTCCTTCAACGGGCAATTattctgcagaagcagccttTATATGCCAGCACATACGTAAACATATCCACTACAATTGTGATTTGCCATTAGTAGCACAGTAGTAAAGTCCCATTCACCATAGAATAtgagaatacattttttttttctttcagaggcTAAAATACAGTTAGGTTTTACTGTTACAGAAATAATCACGCTACCACATACTGTTAACTCTCCTCTCCATGGGGGAAGATAACATTTCTAAATCCTCCCTGTGGCTCGAGTAACACTCACAAACACACCGAGAATATGTTTGAACAAAGGAATTCTGATGGGATACCATCTTCCAAAAGCCTCAGCTGCACATAATTATCTCTGACAGTacatttttatagtatttttctaCAATTCTCAAAGCTGCCCGTTTCCAAATCAACAATGCTTTCTTCTGGTATTACTATAAAGAAACCAATTAACCAATACACTGTGTaggaaataaaagcttaaataatgtatttaactGTAGCTCCTTGTAAGATACAAAGCCATTAAGGGCAGAGTTCTGTATCAGAAACCACCACGTCCTGTAGATTTAATGACCTGTTGCAGTCCAACAATCCGATAATTCAAAAGTCACTCTGTGAAAGGCTTTATGCTAGCACAAAGACATAAAGCGCCGAGAccagaaatacaaagcaaagcTACTTTTCTGATGTGCTTTTGACCCTAGGCCAGCCAAGAACGCCAGTTCCCTCTCCAAACGTTACCGTGACTACTGAAACCACTGCATGCAAAaatcaaaggtttttttttccccccactgagTACCAGCAGCCAGTTACAAAGCAGAGACAGGTCTTTTGCTAGTATTTCCCCTCTTGCCTCtcaataaaacaaatttctggtttactttcatttttcattaaatatcatCTTTTCTGCACATGGCTACTGTCAGCTCCATGTACTCAGCCCAATGCAGCAGTGACGGTATCAGCTCTTCAACCACACAACACTGAATTCAATagaatacttttcattttctctttttctccccacctttTGCATGCCCAAGACCAGtaatttagtaatttttcaTCCCTTACCAAAAAGTCATGAAGTCATATTTCTAGAACGAAGATAGCATTTTAAGCAGTATTTAAAACCATTGAAACCTTGTGTTTTAGGGGGTCACCAAAGCCTGCTCGCCCTTCTACACCAACTAATCCTTCAAAGTTTGCCAAAATGATGGTAGATGTGGATAAATGTCCCCGTTGTGGCAAATCGGTGTACGCTGCAGAGAAGATCATGGGAGGAGGGAAAGTAAGTAGTTACTACAGCACTAGAAACACACCACTTATTGTAGTGGTGATAAGCTGTAGCTAATAGATCCTTgatctttcaaatttttactCATAGTCTcgatgaaaaaaatacaaggatgAATTAGTAAACTGCTAGCGAGTCTGATGTACTTTCGGGTGTAAAATCATGTGCTTTTTGCAAGCCGCCTTCAACTTTTTGCATCTTGTCGATGTCTGAAGAACAACTCCTGGCTATAGTAACAGCTGGCTTTTCTACCACTGTCATTCTACTCACATCTCTGGGGAGATttataatttaaacatttatttgtagTGGCAATTGCAGATAAATTGAAGAGATTATGcgacttgaaaaacaaaagcctgCCTCGCGTGACATGCGAGAGCTCTCCTACAGCTCTCTGCTCTAGGAACTCTCTCTACAGTATTATCTCTGCACATCGAAGAAGTGGCCAAAATAAGAGCAATATCTATAGCTCTCTGCTTTTTACTAGACTTCTGTTAATAAGAAAGTCACTAGGTAAGATCTTGATGTGGGACAATAAAGTAATTGAAAAAAGACTAATCTAGAATGACTGAAAACCAAAGCCCTAAGACCAACAAAACAATTTAACCTTTTCACACCATAAAAAGCCATCAGTTCTTTCCTTCTTGTACCTGCTGGCTGTGCACTTTCTGTAATATACAATGACTTGTCTTCATTTCCTCAGCCTTGGCATAAGACATGCTTCCGCTGTGCTATTTGTGGAAAGAGTTTAGAATCAACAAACGTTACAGACAAAGATGGAGAGCTCTACTGTAAAGGTAAGAATTGTAATGACCTGAACTGGGTTACTGAGTCAATCTCAAACGACTCTTTTTAGACCCAGTAATGCCAACACGATTTACCTTGTTACATGCTTAACTCCATGAAATCTCCTCAGTGGAGTTGTGATAAATAACTATGTGCACACTTGGCAATACAGAGTTAAAATGGAATGATTCAAACTACCGTCAACAGTTTCTGGACTACGTTCTAGTTCTTTTAACctcctttgaaaatctcttACTCAGTCGGTGTTACTGATACAGACCAAGTTTTACTGAGTATTTTGACAGGAAAGTAGCTTTAATGAAATGTTATGTAGATCTTAAATACAtacagtttctattttttttttttttttaagaatatcagATGTGACTTTAGTTTAACTCAAGTATGTGATTCCAGTTTCACTATTAGAACCTGTCAACACTTCTGAGAAGGGCGCTGTTTcagatttccttccttttattaaGTTTGGCAGTAGTACTAAAACCAAAAGTCACTTACCTCTATATGACAACATTCAGAATACCATTTACCTCCCTACTTCTTTTGCAGTTTGCTATGCAAAAAATTTCGGTCCCAAAGGAATTGGGTTCGGTGGCCTCACtcaagtggaaaagaaagagtgcGAATGAGAAGAAACGGATGCAACAGACTCAACCCGCTGTTGATGCCAAGTGATGGTTGTCAA includes:
- the CSRP3 gene encoding cysteine and glycine-rich protein 3 gives rise to the protein MPNWGGGVKCGACEKTVYHAEEIQCNGRSFHKTCFHCMACRKALDSTTVAAHESEIYCKTCYGRKYGPKGIGFGQGAGCLSTDTGDHLGLNLQQGSPKPARPSTPTNPSKFAKMMVDVDKCPRCGKSVYAAEKIMGGGKPWHKTCFRCAICGKSLESTNVTDKDGELYCKVCYAKNFGPKGIGFGGLTQVEKKECE